The Streptococcus toyakuensis genome has a window encoding:
- the dltB gene encoding D-alanyl-lipoteichoic acid biosynthesis protein DltB: MMEFFQQLPHLEPYGNPQYFVYVIAATLPIFIGLFFKKRFAWYEVLVSLFFIVTMLVGGKTNQLAALGIYLCWEILLVLFYKHYRKSKDGKWVFYLVSFLSLLPIIFVKVQPAINGTQSLLGFLGISYLTFRSVGIIIELRDGVIKDFTLWEFLRFLLFMPTFSSGPIDRFKRFNENYQTIPERDELLDMLDESVRYIMWGFLYKFILAHVLGETLLPPLKNLALQSGGFFNHYALAVMYTFGLELFFDFAGYSMFALAISNLMGIRSPINFNKPFLSRDLKEFWNRWHMSLSFWFRDFVFMRMVMVLTRKKIFKNRNVTSSVAYIVNMLIMGFWHGVTWYYIAYGLFHGIGLVINDAWIRKKKTLNKERKKAGKPALPENRWIQLLGMVVTFHVVMLSFLIFSGFLNDLWFKK, translated from the coding sequence ATGATGGAGTTCTTTCAACAGCTTCCTCATTTAGAGCCATATGGTAATCCTCAGTATTTTGTCTATGTGATTGCTGCAACCTTGCCCATCTTTATTGGCCTCTTTTTCAAGAAACGCTTTGCCTGGTATGAAGTGCTGGTTAGTCTCTTCTTTATCGTCACCATGTTGGTAGGTGGGAAGACTAATCAGTTGGCTGCCTTGGGTATTTACCTTTGCTGGGAAATATTGCTCGTACTCTTCTACAAGCATTATCGAAAAAGCAAGGATGGCAAGTGGGTCTTCTACCTAGTTAGTTTTCTGTCCCTCCTTCCGATTATCTTTGTCAAGGTGCAGCCGGCTATCAATGGAACGCAGTCTTTGCTTGGGTTTTTGGGAATTTCTTACCTGACCTTTCGTTCGGTTGGGATTATCATCGAGCTGAGAGATGGAGTGATTAAGGATTTTACCCTCTGGGAATTCCTCCGTTTTCTTCTCTTCATGCCGACCTTTTCAAGTGGCCCAATCGATCGCTTTAAGCGTTTTAATGAAAATTATCAGACCATTCCTGAGCGGGATGAGTTGCTGGATATGTTGGATGAATCTGTTCGCTATATCATGTGGGGCTTTTTGTATAAGTTTATCCTAGCTCATGTTTTAGGAGAGACTTTACTACCTCCTCTGAAGAATCTAGCCCTGCAGTCTGGTGGCTTCTTTAACCACTATGCCTTGGCAGTCATGTATACCTTTGGTCTGGAACTCTTCTTTGACTTTGCAGGTTATTCTATGTTTGCCTTAGCCATTTCAAATTTAATGGGAATCCGTAGTCCCATCAACTTTAACAAGCCCTTTTTATCAAGGGATTTAAAGGAATTTTGGAATCGTTGGCACATGAGTCTTTCTTTCTGGTTCCGTGACTTTGTCTTTATGCGAATGGTCATGGTATTGACCAGAAAGAAGATCTTTAAAAATCGCAATGTAACCTCAAGCGTGGCTTACATTGTAAATATGCTGATTATGGGATTTTGGCATGGTGTGACCTGGTACTACATCGCCTATGGACTCTTTCATGGGATTGGACTGGTTATCAATGACGCTTGGATTCGCAAGAAAAAAACGCTCAATAAGGAACGGAAAAAAGCAGGGAAGCCTGCTCTACCTGAGAATCGCTGGATTCAGTTGCTTGGCATGGTTGTCACCTTCCATGTCGTCATGCTGTCATTCTTGATCTTTTCTGGATTTTTGAATGATCTATGGTTTAAAAAATAA
- a CDS encoding SPFH domain-containing protein, whose product MIFVVVCVLLLVIVTLSTVYVVRQQSVAIIERFGKYQKVANSGIHIRLPFGIDSIAARIQLRLLQSDIVVETKTKDNVFVMMNVATQYRVNEQSVTDAYYKLMRPESQIKSYIEDALRSSVPKLTLDELFEKKDEIALEVQHQVAEEMTTYGYIIVKTLITKVEPDAEVKQSMNEINAAQRKRVAAQELAEADKIKIVTAAEAEAEKDRLHGVGIAQQRKAIVDGLAESITELKEANVGMTEEQIMSILLTNQYLDTLNTFASKGNQTIFLPNTPNGVDDIRTQILSALRAEKK is encoded by the coding sequence ATGATTTTTGTGGTGGTTTGTGTGCTCCTATTGGTGATAGTCACACTGAGTACAGTTTATGTGGTTCGTCAACAGTCGGTGGCGATTATTGAACGCTTTGGGAAATACCAAAAGGTTGCCAATAGCGGTATTCATATTCGCTTGCCTTTTGGAATTGACTCGATTGCAGCACGGATTCAGTTGCGCTTGTTGCAAAGCGATATTGTGGTTGAGACCAAGACCAAGGATAATGTGTTCGTTATGATGAATGTGGCGACTCAGTACCGTGTCAATGAGCAGAGCGTGACAGATGCCTACTATAAACTCATGCGTCCAGAATCTCAAATTAAATCTTATATCGAAGATGCCCTTCGCTCTTCTGTTCCAAAATTAACCTTGGATGAATTGTTTGAGAAAAAAGACGAAATTGCCCTTGAAGTTCAGCATCAAGTAGCAGAAGAAATGACTACTTACGGTTATATTATTGTGAAAACCTTGATTACTAAGGTCGAACCAGATGCAGAAGTCAAGCAATCCATGAATGAAATCAATGCGGCGCAACGCAAGCGGGTCGCAGCGCAAGAATTAGCGGAAGCCGACAAGATTAAAATCGTCACTGCAGCTGAAGCCGAAGCAGAAAAAGACCGCCTTCATGGTGTGGGAATTGCCCAACAACGTAAGGCGATTGTGGATGGATTAGCAGAGTCTATCACAGAACTCAAGGAAGCCAATGTTGGCATGACAGAAGAACAAATCATGTCCATCCTCTTGACCAACCAGTATTTGGATACCTTGAACACTTTTGCTTCTAAAGGAAATCAAACCATCTTTTTACCAAATACGCCAAATGGTGTGGATGATATCCGTACACAAATCTTGTCAGCCCTCCGTGCTGAGAAGAAATAA
- a CDS encoding metal ABC transporter permease, with amino-acid sequence MLSLLSYDFMQRAFLAVIAMSLFSPVLGTFLILRRQSLMSDTLSHVSLSGVAFGLVLGISPTISTIAIVLIAAVFLEYLRTVYKSFMEIGTAILMSTGLAVSLIVMSKGKSSSSMSLDQYLFGSIVTISEEQVISLFVIAAIVLILTFLFLRPMYILTFDEDTAFVDGLPVRTMSILFNMVTGVAIALMIPAAGALLVSTIMVLPASIALRLGKNFKSVMLLASAIGFLGMVAGLYISYYAETPASASITIIFVTVFLLISLVRRFIK; translated from the coding sequence ATGCTTAGTTTGTTATCTTATGACTTTATGCAACGTGCCTTTCTGGCCGTTATTGCCATGAGTCTTTTCTCGCCAGTTCTTGGAACCTTCCTTATCTTGCGTCGTCAGAGTTTGATGAGTGATACCCTCAGCCACGTCTCGCTTTCAGGTGTAGCCTTTGGTCTGGTACTGGGGATTTCGCCAACTATTTCCACTATTGCTATTGTCTTGATTGCGGCAGTCTTCCTGGAGTATCTCCGTACGGTTTACAAGAGCTTTATGGAAATCGGGACAGCTATCCTCATGTCAACGGGTCTGGCTGTTTCTCTGATTGTCATGAGCAAGGGTAAAAGCTCTAGCTCAATGAGTTTGGACCAGTATCTTTTTGGTTCAATCGTGACTATCAGTGAAGAGCAGGTTATTTCCCTCTTTGTCATTGCGGCGATTGTTTTGATTTTGACCTTCCTCTTCCTTCGTCCGATGTACATTTTGACCTTTGATGAAGATACGGCCTTTGTGGATGGCTTGCCAGTTCGTACCATGTCCATTCTTTTTAACATGGTGACGGGGGTGGCCATTGCCCTTATGATTCCAGCTGCGGGAGCTCTTCTGGTATCGACCATTATGGTCTTGCCAGCCAGTATTGCCCTTCGTCTAGGGAAAAACTTTAAATCGGTTATGCTGCTTGCCAGTGCTATTGGATTTTTGGGAATGGTAGCAGGACTTTACATTTCCTACTATGCAGAAACACCTGCAAGTGCAAGTATTACCATTATTTTTGTAACTGTCTTTTTACTCATTAGTTTAGTAAGACGTTTTATCAAATAG
- the adcA gene encoding zinc ABC transporter substrate-binding lipoprotein AdcA, with the protein MKKISLLLVSLCALFLVACSNQKQADGKLNIVTTFYPVYEFTKQVAGDTANVELLIGAGTEPHEYEPSAKAVAKIQDADTFVYENENMETWVPKLLDTLDKKKVKTIKATGDMLLLPGGEEEEGDHDHGEEGHHHEYDPHVWLSPVRAIKLVEHIRDSLSADYPDKKETFEKNAAAYIEKLQALDKAYAEGLSQAKQKSFVTQHAAFNYLALDYGLKQVAISGLSPDAEPSAARLAELTEYVKKNKIAYIYFEENASQALANTLSKEAGVKTDVLNPLESLTEEDTKAGENYISVMEKNLKALKQTTDQEGPAIEPEKAEDTKTVQNGYFEDAAVKDRTLSDYAGNWQSVYPFLEDGTFDQVFDYKAKLTGKMTQAEYKAYYTKGYQTDVTKINITDNTMEFVQGGQSKKFTYKYVGKKILTYKKGNRGVRFLFEATDADAGQFKYVQFSDHNIAPVKAEHFHIFFGGTSQEALFEEMDNWPTYYPDNLSGQEIAQEMLAH; encoded by the coding sequence GTGAAAAAAATTAGCTTATTGCTAGTCAGTCTATGTGCCTTGTTTTTAGTGGCTTGTTCCAATCAAAAACAGGCAGATGGCAAACTAAATATCGTGACAACCTTTTACCCTGTCTATGAATTTACCAAGCAAGTCGCAGGAGATACTGCTAATGTAGAACTCCTAATCGGTGCTGGTACAGAACCCCATGAATATGAACCGTCTGCCAAGGCAGTTGCCAAAATCCAAGACGCAGACACTTTCGTTTATGAAAATGAAAACATGGAAACATGGGTACCTAAATTGCTAGATACCTTGGATAAGAAAAAGGTCAAAACCATCAAGGCGACAGGCGATATGTTGCTCTTGCCAGGTGGCGAGGAAGAAGAGGGAGACCATGACCATGGAGAAGAAGGACATCACCATGAGTACGATCCCCATGTTTGGTTGTCACCAGTTCGTGCCATTAAACTAGTAGAGCACATCCGTGACAGCTTATCAGCAGATTATCCAGATAAAAAAGAGACCTTTGAGAAGAATGCTGCTGCCTATATCGAAAAATTGCAAGCCTTGGATAAGGCTTATGCAGAAGGTTTGTCTCAAGCCAAACAAAAGAGCTTTGTGACTCAACACGCAGCCTTTAACTATCTTGCCTTGGACTATGGACTCAAACAAGTCGCAATCTCAGGTCTCTCTCCAGATGCAGAACCATCAGCTGCTCGTCTGGCAGAATTGACAGAGTACGTCAAGAAAAATAAAATTGCCTATATCTACTTTGAAGAAAATGCTTCACAAGCACTTGCTAACACACTTTCAAAAGAAGCAGGTGTCAAAACAGATGTCCTCAATCCTTTAGAAAGTCTGACAGAAGAGGATACCAAGGCTGGCGAAAACTACATCTCCGTTATGGAGAAAAACCTCAAGGCTCTGAAACAAACAACGGACCAAGAAGGCCCAGCAATTGAGCCTGAAAAGGCAGAGGATACTAAGACAGTCCAAAATGGTTACTTTGAAGATGCTGCTGTCAAGGACCGCACCTTGAGTGACTATGCAGGTAACTGGCAATCAGTTTATCCTTTCCTTGAAGATGGTACGTTTGATCAAGTCTTTGACTACAAGGCTAAGTTGACTGGTAAGATGACTCAGGCTGAGTACAAGGCCTACTATACAAAAGGCTATCAGACAGATGTGACTAAGATTAATATCACTGATAACACTATGGAATTTGTTCAAGGTGGACAAAGTAAGAAATTCACCTACAAGTATGTTGGTAAGAAAATCTTGACTTACAAGAAAGGCAATCGTGGCGTGCGCTTCCTCTTTGAAGCCACAGATGCAGACGCTGGACAGTTCAAGTATGTTCAGTTTAGTGACCACAATATCGCCCCAGTTAAGGCAGAACATTTCCATATCTTCTTTGGAGGCACAAGCCAAGAAGCCCTCTTTGAAGAAATGGATAACTGGCCAACCTACTACCCAGATAACCTATCTGGCCAAGAAATCGCTCAAGAAATGTTGGCGCATTGA
- a CDS encoding ryptide export MFS transporter, protein MSNSFIKLLVSQLFANLADIFFRVTIIANIYIISKSVIATSLVPILIGISSFVASLLVPLVTKRIALNRVLSLSQFGKTILLAILVGMFTVMQSVAPLVIYLFVVAISILDGFAAPVSYAIVPRYATDLGKANSALSMTGEAVQLVGWGLGGLLFATIGLLPTTFIILILYIISSFLMLFLPNAEVEVLESETNLEILLKGWKLVARDPRLRLFVSANLFEIFSNTIWVSSIILVFVTELLNETESYWGYSNTAYSIGIIISGLIAFRLSEKFLAAKWESILFPLVAMAIVTLTILFFPNAQMFLVFSALVGMLSQLKEVPESVFLQETVEENNLVNVYSVLEVISTLAFSVFVLLMSYITESFGISISFWISAICLVIEAILIYIRRDYFK, encoded by the coding sequence ATGTCTAATTCATTTATCAAATTGTTAGTCTCTCAATTGTTTGCAAATTTAGCAGATATTTTCTTTAGAGTAACAATCATTGCTAACATATACATTATTTCAAAATCAGTAATTGCCACATCACTAGTTCCCATTTTAATAGGGATATCCTCTTTTGTTGCAAGTCTTTTAGTTCCTTTAGTTACTAAAAGGATAGCGCTAAATAGGGTTTTATCTTTATCCCAATTTGGAAAGACTATATTATTGGCGATACTGGTAGGAATGTTTACCGTAATGCAATCAGTAGCGCCTTTGGTGATCTATCTATTTGTTGTTGCAATTTCCATATTAGATGGTTTTGCAGCACCCGTTTCCTATGCTATTGTGCCGCGCTATGCGACCGATTTGGGCAAGGCTAACTCAGCCTTGTCAATGACTGGTGAAGCTGTTCAATTGGTAGGGTGGGGGTTGGGTGGACTCTTGTTTGCAACAATTGGTCTGTTGCCTACCACGTTTATCATTTTAATCTTGTATATCATTTCTAGCTTTCTGATGTTATTTCTGCCTAACGCTGAAGTGGAGGTACTAGAGTCAGAGACGAATCTTGAAATTTTGCTCAAAGGTTGGAAGTTAGTTGCTAGAGATCCTAGATTAAGACTTTTTGTATCAGCAAATTTATTTGAAATTTTCTCAAATACGATTTGGGTTTCGTCTATCATACTTGTCTTTGTAACTGAGTTATTAAATGAAACGGAAAGTTACTGGGGATATTCTAATACAGCATATTCTATCGGGATTATAATTAGTGGCTTAATTGCTTTTCGGCTATCTGAAAAGTTTCTTGCTGCTAAATGGGAAAGTATTCTTTTTCCTCTTGTAGCCATGGCAATAGTGACACTGACTATTCTATTTTTTCCAAATGCACAGATGTTTTTAGTATTTTCAGCTTTAGTTGGTATGTTATCGCAACTAAAAGAAGTTCCTGAAAGTGTATTTCTTCAGGAAACAGTAGAGGAAAATAACTTGGTTAATGTCTATTCCGTTCTTGAAGTGATTTCGACACTAGCATTTTCAGTATTTGTTTTGCTAATGAGCTATATTACTGAGAGTTTTGGTATTAGTATCAGTTTTTGGATATCGGCCATTTGTCTGGTGATAGAAGCTATTTTAATTTATATCAGACGAGATTATTTTAAATGA
- the dltC gene encoding D-alanine--poly(phosphoribitol) ligase subunit DltC has translation MDIKSEVIEIIDELFMEDVSEMMDEDLFDAGVLDSMGTVELIVEIENRFDIRVPVTEFGRDDWNTANKIIAGIVELQNA, from the coding sequence ATGGATATCAAATCAGAAGTTATCGAAATTATTGATGAGTTGTTTATGGAAGATGTTTCTGAGATGATGGATGAAGATCTTTTTGATGCAGGTGTCTTGGATAGTATGGGAACGGTTGAGTTGATTGTGGAGATTGAAAACCGTTTTGACATTCGTGTCCCTGTAACAGAGTTTGGTCGCGACGACTGGAATACAGCCAATAAAATCATAGCTGGTATTGTGGAGCTACAAAATGCTTAA
- the dltD gene encoding D-alanyl-lipoteichoic acid biosynthesis protein DltD — protein sequence MLKRLWMIFGPVLIAGLLVCLLIFFYPAEMRHDLGAEKRSAVATTIDSFKERSQKVRALSDPNMRFVPFFGSSEWLRFDGAHPAVLAEKYNRSYRPYLLGQRGAASLNQYFGMQQMLPQLENKQVVYVISPQWFSKNGYEPAAFQQYFNGDQLTSFLEHQSGDQASQYAATRLLQQFPNVAMKDLVQKLASKEELSTADNEMIELLARFNERQASFFGQFSVRGYFKYDKHVAKYLKTLPDQFSYQAIEDVVKADAEKNTSNNDLGMENYFYNTQIKKDLNKLKDSQKNFTYLKSPEYNDLQLVLTQFSKSKVNPIFIIPPVNKKWMDYAGLREDMYQQTVQKIRYQLESQGFTNIADFSKDGGEAFFMKDTIHLGWLGWLAFDKAVDPFLSNPTPAPTYHLNERFFSKDWATYDGDVKEFQ from the coding sequence ATGCTTAAACGCTTATGGATGATCTTCGGACCGGTCTTGATAGCTGGTTTGTTGGTTTGTCTGCTTATCTTTTTCTATCCTGCTGAGATGCGCCATGATTTGGGAGCTGAGAAGCGTTCGGCGGTGGCTACTACTATCGATAGTTTTAAGGAGAGGAGTCAAAAGGTCAGAGCCTTATCTGATCCAAATATGCGTTTTGTTCCCTTCTTTGGCTCCAGTGAATGGCTTCGTTTTGACGGTGCCCATCCTGCGGTATTGGCTGAGAAATACAATCGCTCTTATCGCCCCTATCTTTTAGGACAGAGGGGAGCTGCTTCACTCAATCAGTATTTTGGGATGCAACAGATGCTGCCACAACTGGAGAATAAACAAGTTGTATATGTCATCTCGCCCCAGTGGTTTAGTAAAAATGGCTATGAGCCAGCAGCCTTCCAGCAGTATTTTAATGGGGATCAGTTGACGAGTTTTCTGGAACATCAATCTGGAGATCAGGCTAGTCAATATGCAGCGACCCGCTTACTACAGCAGTTTCCAAATGTAGCTATGAAGGACCTGGTTCAGAAGTTGGCAAGTAAAGAAGAATTGTCGACGGCAGACAATGAAATGATTGAATTATTGGCTCGTTTTAATGAACGTCAAGCTTCCTTTTTTGGTCAGTTTTCGGTTAGAGGCTATTTCAAATACGATAAGCATGTAGCTAAGTATTTAAAGACCTTGCCAGATCAGTTTTCTTATCAAGCTATAGAAGATGTTGTCAAAGCAGATGCAGAAAAGAATACTTCTAATAATGATCTGGGAATGGAGAATTATTTCTATAATACACAGATTAAGAAGGATTTGAATAAATTAAAGGATTCTCAGAAAAATTTTACCTATCTCAAGTCGCCAGAATATAATGACTTGCAGTTAGTGTTGACACAGTTTTCTAAATCCAAGGTAAACCCGATTTTTATCATTCCACCTGTTAATAAAAAATGGATGGACTATGCTGGTTTACGAGAGGATATGTACCAACAAACGGTGCAGAAGATTCGCTACCAGTTAGAAAGTCAAGGTTTTACCAATATAGCAGATTTTTCTAAGGACGGTGGGGAAGCTTTCTTTATGAAGGATACCATTCACCTTGGTTGGTTAGGTTGGTTGGCATTTGATAAGGCCGTTGATCCTTTCCTATCCAATCCCACACCAGCTCCGACTTATCATCTGAATGAGCGCTTTTTCAGTAAAGACTGGGCGACTTATGATGGAGATGTCAAGGAATTTCAATAG
- the dltA gene encoding D-alanine--poly(phosphoribitol) ligase subunit DltA — protein MSNKPIVDMIETIEHFAQTQPSYPVYNVLGQEHTYGDLKADSDSLAAAIDQLDLPEKSPVVVFGGQEYEMLATFVALTKSGHAYIPIDSHSALERVSAILEVAEPSLIIAISDFPLEQVSTPMMTLAQVQEAFAQGNNYEITHPVKSDDNYYIIFTSGTTGKPKGVQISHDNLLSFTNWMITDKEFATPSRPQMLAQPPYSFDLSVMYWAPTLALGGTLFALPSAITQDFKQLFATIFSLPIAIWTSTPSFADMAMLSEDFNSEKMPGITHFYFDGEELTVKTAQKLRERFPHARIINAYGPTEATVALSAVAVTNEMLATLKRLPIGYTKADSPTFIIDEDGNKLPNGEQGEIIVSGPAVSKGYMNNPEKTAEAFFEFEGLPAYHTGDVGTMTDEGLLLYGGRMDFQIKFNGYRIELEDVSQNLNKSRFIESAVAVPRYNKDHKVQNLLAYVILKDGVREQFERDIDITKAIKEDLTDIMMSYMMPSKFLYRDSLPLTPNGKIDIKGLINEVNSR, from the coding sequence GTGTCAAATAAACCAATAGTAGATATGATTGAAACCATTGAGCATTTTGCTCAGACACAGCCTAGCTATCCTGTTTACAATGTTTTGGGGCAGGAACACACTTATGGAGATTTAAAGGCTGATTCGGATAGTTTGGCTGCAGCCATTGATCAACTGGATTTGCCTGAGAAGTCTCCTGTGGTTGTTTTTGGTGGCCAAGAATATGAAATGTTGGCAACTTTTGTAGCGCTGACTAAGTCAGGTCATGCCTATATTCCTATTGACAGCCATTCGGCCTTGGAGCGAGTTTCAGCTATTTTAGAAGTAGCGGAGCCAAGTTTGATTATTGCCATTTCAGACTTCCCATTGGAGCAGGTTTCTACACCGATGATGACTCTAGCTCAGGTTCAAGAAGCCTTTGCTCAGGGGAATAACTATGAGATCACGCATCCAGTCAAGAGTGATGATAACTACTACATTATCTTTACTTCTGGTACGACTGGTAAGCCTAAAGGAGTGCAGATTTCCCATGATAACCTCCTCAGCTTTACCAACTGGATGATTACGGATAAGGAATTTGCGACGCCAAGTCGTCCGCAAATGTTGGCTCAGCCCCCTTATTCATTTGACCTGTCCGTCATGTACTGGGCGCCTACCTTGGCACTGGGTGGTACGCTCTTCGCTCTTCCTTCAGCTATTACTCAGGACTTTAAGCAACTCTTTGCGACCATCTTTTCATTGCCAATCGCTATCTGGACATCAACTCCTTCTTTTGCGGATATGGCCATGTTGTCAGAAGACTTTAATAGCGAGAAAATGCCTGGAATCACGCATTTCTACTTTGATGGGGAAGAATTGACGGTCAAAACGGCTCAAAAATTGCGCGAACGTTTCCCACATGCCCGTATTATCAATGCCTACGGTCCAACAGAAGCTACAGTAGCTCTATCAGCTGTTGCCGTGACAAACGAGATGCTAGCGACTCTCAAACGCCTCCCAATCGGCTATACCAAGGCTGATTCTCCAACCTTTATCATTGACGAGGACGGCAATAAATTGCCAAATGGCGAACAGGGAGAAATCATTGTTTCTGGACCAGCCGTTTCAAAAGGTTATATGAACAATCCTGAAAAAACGGCAGAAGCCTTCTTTGAGTTTGAAGGTCTACCAGCCTACCATACAGGAGATGTGGGAACTATGACAGATGAGGGCTTGCTTCTTTACGGTGGACGCATGGACTTCCAGATTAAGTTCAACGGTTACCGCATTGAGTTAGAAGATGTCTCTCAAAATCTCAATAAGTCTCGCTTTATCGAGTCTGCTGTCGCAGTACCGCGCTATAACAAGGACCACAAGGTACAAAATCTGTTAGCCTATGTCATCTTAAAAGACGGTGTTCGTGAGCAGTTTGAGCGAGATATTGATATTACCAAGGCTATCAAGGAAGATTTAACAGATATCATGATGTCCTACATGATGCCGTCTAAATTCCTTTATCGAGACAGTCTGCCACTGACTCCAAATGGAAAGATTGACATCAAAGGATTGATTAACGAGGTGAATAGCAGATGA
- a CDS encoding metal ABC transporter ATP-binding protein → MRYITVEDLSFYYDKEPVLEHINYSVDSGEFVTLTGENGAAKTTLIKASLGILQPRIGKVTISKTNTQGKKLRIAYLPQQIASFNAGFPSTVYEFVKSGRYPRKGWFRRLNAHDEEHIKASLDSVGMWEHRDKRLGSLSGGQKQRAVIARMFASDPDVFILDEPTTGMDAGSKNEFYELMHHSAHHHGKAVLMITHDPEEVKDYADRNIHLVRNQDSPWRCFNVHENNQEVGHA, encoded by the coding sequence ATGAGATATATTACGGTAGAGGATTTATCCTTCTATTATGATAAGGAGCCCGTTCTTGAACATATCAATTATAGTGTTGATAGTGGGGAATTTGTTACCTTGACGGGGGAGAATGGGGCAGCTAAGACGACACTGATCAAGGCTAGTCTTGGTATCCTCCAACCACGCATTGGCAAGGTGACTATTTCAAAGACAAATACACAGGGTAAGAAATTGAGAATAGCCTACCTTCCTCAACAGATTGCCAGTTTTAATGCGGGTTTTCCAAGTACGGTTTACGAATTTGTCAAGTCGGGTCGTTATCCACGAAAAGGCTGGTTCCGTCGCTTGAATGCTCATGATGAGGAGCATATCAAGGCTAGTCTGGATTCAGTTGGCATGTGGGAACACCGAGACAAACGCTTGGGGTCTCTTTCTGGAGGGCAAAAGCAGCGAGCGGTGATTGCGCGCATGTTTGCTTCGGATCCAGATGTGTTTATCCTAGATGAGCCGACAACGGGGATGGATGCAGGAAGTAAAAACGAATTTTACGAACTCATGCACCACAGCGCCCATCATCATGGTAAGGCTGTTTTGATGATTACCCATGACCCTGAAGAAGTTAAGGACTATGCGGATCGCAATATCCATCTAGTCCGTAACCAAGACTCGCCATGGCGTTGTTTCAATGTTCATGAGAATAATCAGGAGGTGGGCCATGCTTAG
- the adcR gene encoding zinc-dependent transcriptional regulator AdcR, which yields MRQLAKDIDAFLNEVILQAENQHEILIGHCTSEVALTNTQEHILMFLSEESLTNSELARRLNVSQAAVTKAIKSLVKEGMLETSKDPKDARVIFYQLTDLARPIAEEHHHHHEHTLLTYEQVATQFTPNEQKVIQRFLTALVGEIK from the coding sequence ATGAGACAGCTAGCGAAGGATATCGATGCCTTTTTAAATGAGGTGATTTTGCAGGCGGAAAATCAGCATGAAATCCTAATAGGTCATTGTACTAGCGAGGTGGCCCTGACCAATACTCAGGAGCACATTCTCATGTTCTTGTCAGAGGAATCTTTAACAAATTCAGAGTTGGCCCGTCGCCTCAATGTCAGTCAGGCGGCAGTTACCAAGGCCATTAAGTCTTTGGTCAAGGAAGGAATGTTGGAAACATCTAAAGATCCTAAGGATGCGCGTGTGATTTTTTATCAGTTGACTGATTTGGCTCGTCCAATCGCTGAGGAGCACCATCATCACCATGAGCATACACTTTTAACCTATGAACAAGTGGCGACTCAGTTTACTCCAAATGAACAAAAAGTTATTCAGCGGTTTTTGACTGCTTTAGTAGGAGAAATCAAATAA
- a CDS encoding teichoic acid D-Ala incorporation-associated protein DltX has protein sequence MKQRKELYLFLGRTALYFLIFLGLLYFFSYLGQGQGSFIYNEF, from the coding sequence ATGAAACAGAGAAAAGAATTGTACCTCTTTCTTGGTCGAACAGCCTTGTATTTTCTTATCTTTCTAGGGCTGCTTTACTTCTTTAGCTATCTTGGTCAGGGTCAAGGAAGCTTTATCTATAATGAATTTTAA